A portion of the Bactrocera neohumeralis isolate Rockhampton chromosome 2, APGP_CSIRO_Bneo_wtdbg2-racon-allhic-juicebox.fasta_v2, whole genome shotgun sequence genome contains these proteins:
- the LOC126757424 gene encoding protein argonaute-3: MAARGRGFLYSLTVDKDSTDSSQKDSGLGSKSLQSTGEYRRIGRGKLLDDLASSCANMTLECRSSDDTNQRNTTSSSDLNKPSTSGGRGRANVFKNLFTPEKPDQILNTQPISSTPVTIPKAELESKPEPNLDLIQSDIYNPEKKYGSKGMPVRLACNYIRLSSDPEKGVYVYEVRFHPPVDSLSLRMKYLNEHRDEFGGTKTFDGVTLYLPILLKEKLTTFICKSLADSSDIEIRILFKRKEALKNCIHLYNVLFDRVMKTLNYVRFDRKQFDPTAPKIIPQAKLEVWPGYVTAIDEYKGGLMLCCDVSHRLLCQKTVLESLVEIYRSNSKLFQENAKKFLLGSIVITRYNNRTYRIDDICFDKNPKATFQTKQAELSYIDYYKQSHNILIKDESQPLIISIKKQKTADKKADEDLVVCLIPELCYLTGLRDDIRSDYKLMREIATFTRVSPNQRLLALEKFFNNVNKCPEAQNILQSWGLTLKNSHECLNGRQFEEEQIIFAKKQFSAGINADFSKYVCNNEVLEVVHLTNWILVHCKSDTRCAKNFYENVERNSRSLGIRVDKPKMVTLDNDRVDTFVKALRSHIDGQSQIVVCISPTNRDDRYAAIKKVCCAEIPIPSQVINARTLLNEAKNRSIVQKIMLQMNCKLGGSLWAVKIPFKNVMICGIDSYHDAAQKGNSVAAFVASLNSTYTKWYSKAVIQGKREEIVNGLCSSFTAAVTRFHRENGRFPDSIIIYRDGVGDGQLPLCSGHEIPQLEAACKRAFTDYAVKITFIVVQKRINTRYFAMNGSSIDNPPPGTIVDECITRSKMYDFYLVSQTVRQGTVTPSHYIVLRDDAKYSPDIIQRLTYKLCFMYYNWPGTIRIPACCQYAHKMAYLIGQSIRRATAEDLSDRLFYL, encoded by the coding sequence ATGGCAGCACGCGGACGCGGGTTCCTTTATTCACTTACGGTGGACAAAGATTCAACTGACTCCTCACAAAAAGACAGCGGGCTTGGAAGCAAAAGCCTTCAATCTACCGGAGAGTATCGTCGTATCGGACGAGGCAAGCTTCTAGATGACTTGGCTTCTTCATGCGCTAACATGACTCTTGAGTGTCGTTCTTCCGACGATACAAACCAAAGAAATACAACTTCTTCAAGTGATTTGAACAAACCTTCTACGTCAGGTGGACGTGGCCGtgcaaatgtattcaaaaatttatttactccAGAGAAACCAGATCAAATACTAAATACTCAGCCTATATCGTCCACACCGGTTACCATACCTAAAGCTGAGCTGGAATCAAAACCAGAACCCAACTTGGACTTAATTCAGTCAGATATTTATAACCCAGAAAAGAAGTATGGTAGTAAGGGTATGCCGGTTCGTTTAGCATGCAATTACATTCGGTTGTCGTCGGATCCCGAAAAAGGAGTGTACGTATACGAAGTGCGATTTCATCCTCCTGTAGATTCACTTAGTTTGCGCATGAAATACCTAAATGAACATCGCGATGAATTTGGAGGCACTAAAACATTTGACGGAGTAACACTTTATTTGCCAATtttactaaaagaaaaattaacgaCATTTATTTGTAAAAGTCTTGCGGATAGTTCTGATATCGAAATACGTATTTTATTCAAAAGGAAAGAAGCtctcaaaaattgtattcatCTTTACAACGTGTTATTCGATAGAGTtatgaaaacattaaattatgttCGTTTCGACCGAAAGCAATTCGATCCAACTGCTCCAAAAATTATTCCACAAGCTAAATTGGAAGTATGGCCGGGATATGTTACCGCGATTGATGAATACAAAGGTGGCTTAATGTTGTGTTGTGACGTGTCACATCGACTTTTATGTCAAAAGACTGTGCTGGAATCATTAGTAGAGATCTATCGCTCCAACTCAAAGTTGTTTCaagaaaatgctaaaaaatttctattgggTTCCATAGTTATAACTCGCTATAATAATCGAACATATAGAATAGATGATATATGCTTTGATAAAAATCCAAAAGCAACATTCCAAACCAAACAAGCCGAGTTATCGTATATCGATTATTACAAACAGAGTCATAACATTCTTATAAAAGATGAGAGTCAACCGCTTATAATTAGCATAAAGAAGCAAAAGACCGCTGATAAGAAAGCTGATGAAGACTTAGTGGTATGCTTAATTCCTGAGTTATGCTATTTGACTGGCTTACGAGATGACATACGTTCGGACTACAAATTAATGCGTGAGATCGCCACATTTACAAGAGTCTCACCTAATCAAAGACTGCTCGCATTAgagaaatttttcaataatgttAACAAGTGTCCAGAAGCTCAAAACATACTTCAAAGTTGGGGATTAACATTGAAGAATTCTCATGAATGTTTAAATGGAAGACAATTTGAAGaagaacaaataatttttgctaaaaaGCAATTCTCGGCTGGTATAAATGCAGacttttctaaatatgtatgtaacaatGAAGTTCTGGAGGTGGTGCATTTAACAAATTGGATATTAGTGCATTGCAAAAGTGATACAAGATGTGccaaaaatttttacgaaaatgtGGAGAGAAATTCACGCTCTTTAGGAATACGTGTTGATAAGCCGAAGATGGTTACTTTGGATAATGATCGAGTAGATACATTTGTGAAGGCATTGAGAAGTCATATAGATGGCCAATCACAAATTGTCGTATGTATTAGTCCTACAAATCGTGATGATCGCTATGCGgctattaaaaaagtttgctgCGCGGAGATACCAATACCTTCACAGGTAATAAATGCACGAACACTTTTGAATGAGGCCAAAAATCGTTCGATAGTACAAAAGATCATGTTGCAAATGAACTGTAAATTGGGTGGATCATTGTGGGCCGTgaaaattccatttaaaaatgttatgatCTGTGGAATTGATTCATATCACGATGCCGCTCAAAAGGGAAATTCCGTTGCCGCTTTTGTGGCGTCATTGAATTCTACTTATACAAAGTGGTACAGCAAAGCTGTAATACAAGGCAAAAGGGAAGAAATCGTTAACGGTCTATGCTCGTCGTTTACAGCTGCAGTAACACGTTTTCACCGAGAGAATGGAAGATTTCCTGACAGTATTATTATATATCGAGATGGTGTTGGTGATGGTCAATTGCCTCTTTGTTCCGGTCATGAGATACCACAACTGGAGGCTGCTTGTAAACGTGCTTTTACGGATTATGCTGTAAAAATAACTTTCATTGTTGTTCAAAAGCGAATAAATACCCGATACTTTGCTATGAATGGATCCAGTATCGATAATCCGCCTCCAGGTACAATCGTTGACGAATGTATTACGCGTTCAAAGATGTACGATTTCTATCTGGTATCACAAACTGTACGCCAAGGCACTGTTACACCGTCTCATTATATAGTATTAAGAGACGACGCTAAGTATAGTCCTGATATTATACAAAGGCTGACATATAAACTCTGTTTCATGTATTATAATTGGCCAGGCACTATTCGCATACCGGCTTGTTGCCAATATGCGCATAAAATGGCATACCTCATAGGTCAAAGCATAAGGAGGGCTACTGCAGAAGATCTTTCTGACAGACTATTTTacctttaa